A window from Littorina saxatilis isolate snail1 linkage group LG9, US_GU_Lsax_2.0, whole genome shotgun sequence encodes these proteins:
- the LOC138976400 gene encoding uncharacterized protein, whose protein sequence is MVKTSRAFLLVLFVSFCGTIALLNSNFLRFTQVAVDSDITGGDTPPLSGKRRHRKTNSRDLKLKELFEAGENAKQVNQKKRKVNYTYSQNSKQNPTSQAELIFNKNLNRNLAKSHSTTVGNIKESIIHSKTGSIPSGKKQSNNDSPSKDRKHASRDHYGVGGKCPDVLDLMLKGKWKQRRMTEEEQAEMREYYLTTRKQRGLPLNLEREDGLCGNITFPHPNEQWRAMCDPDGPTPCCYKTACVSKPVKDCACDGCYDMRAQIHAEFSAWRTEDARCQPKKMSVEEACKVLKGSTVYFMGDSLVRHFYAAFLMAARGDDQDGAFRPAVSEGTREECRGKYIFPYGTRCHDFIDFRASLCNGTASAAFFHHFGHTKNSTATILKEVSYLRNRPRTLLVLGMGVWYRLDFRKVKERILLPLMQYLSSPGGSQGQGHHQNISGSSDLTLPDNSNNGKVESPDSPINWNFTSGDGTGPRKPRVLWASIHAPGILKSPMYPTQMYPYVLKYNEDIRELLQAWNVPVFDTVNMTSQGLMSHDGTHYGLGVNMMKATVLLHYLSELGDRDEW, encoded by the exons ATGGTGAAAACATCAAGagcttttcttcttgttctgttcGTTTCCTTTTGCGGCACGATTGCTCTTCTGAATTCGAACTTTTTACGTTTCACTCAAGTGGCGGTGGATTCTGACATAACCGGTGGAGACACACCCCCTTTGTCAGGAAAACGACGACACAGAAAGACTAACAGCCGCGATTTAAAGCTTAAAGAGCTTTTTGAAGCAGGCGAAAATGCTAAGCAAGTCaaccaaaagaaaagaaaagtcaaCTATACGTACTCTCAAAATTCAAAGCAGAACCCAACATCTCAGGCGGAATTGATTTTCAACAAGAACCTCAACAGGAATCTCGCCAAATCACACAGTACAACTGTGGGCAATATAAAAGAAAGTATAATACACAGCAAAACTGGAAGCATACCGTCTGGAAAGAAACAAAGCAACAATGATAGTCCCTCTAAAGACAGAAAGCACGCATCACGTGATCATTATGGCGTCGGGGGAAAATGCCCGGATGTTCTGGATTTGATGCTGAAGGGAAAATGGAAACAAAGGCGAATGACCGAAGAAGAGCAGGCAGAGATGAGAGAATACTATTTGACC ACACGCAAGCAGAGGGGCCTGCCATTAAACCTTGAGCGGGAGGACGGACTCTGCGGGAACATCACCTTCCCCCATCCAAACGAACAATGGCGAGCAATGTGCGACCCAGACGGACCGACGCCGTGCTGCTACAAAACTGCTTGCGTCAGCAAACCAGTCAAAGACTGCGCATGCGACGGATGTTACGACATGCGCGCGCAAATTCACGCTGAGTTCTCAGCATGGCGGACGGAGGACGCTCGCTGTCAGCCCAAGAAGATGAGCGTGGAAGAGGCGTGTAAGGTCCTGAAGGGGTCTACAGTATACTTCATGGGGGACTCCCTGGTTCGTCATTTCTACGCCGCCTTTCTGATGGCAGCGAGAGGCGATGACCAGGACGGGGCTTTTCGTCCCGCAGTTTCCGAAG GAACACGTGAGGAGTGCAGAGGCAAGTACATCTTCCCGTACGGTACGCGATGCCACGACTTCATAGACTTCAGAGCCAGCCTCTGCAACGGCACCGCCTCCGCTGCCTTCTTCCACCACTTCGGCCACACCAAGAATTCCACCGCGACAATCCTCAAGGAAGTCTCCTACCTCAGAAACCGCCCCAGGACTCTGCTGGTCCTTGGCATGGGCGTGTGGTACCGCCTTGACTTCCGTAAAGTAAAGGAGAGGATTCTCCTGCCGCTCATGCAGTACCTCTCCTCGCCCGGCGGctctcaaggtcaaggtcatcaccAGAACATCTCCGGCAGTTCCGATCTGACCCTCCCGGATAACTCAAACAACGGGAAAGTCGAGTCTCCTGACAGTCCGATCAACTGGAACTTCACCTCCGGGGATGGTACTGGACCCAGGAAACCGAGAGTGCTATGGGCGAGTATCCACGCTCCGGGGATACTAAAGAGCCCTATGTATCCGACGCAAATGTACCCCTATGTGTTGAAGTACAACGAGGACATACGGGAACTGCTGCAAGCTTGGAATGTCCCGGTGTTCGACACGGTAAACATGACGTCACAAGGTCTGATGAGTCATGACGGAACTCACTATGGCCTGGGGGTTAACATGATGAAGGCTACAGTGTTGTTGCACTATTTGTCTGAGCTGGGGGATCGGGATGAATggtga